In Streptomyces violaceusniger Tu 4113, one DNA window encodes the following:
- a CDS encoding NUDIX hydrolase, which yields MTSTYGGDVEVSAHGLPEWLLPVARLAETIEPRQLSRFLPPPQGGGRPSAVLVLFGEGADGPELLLMERSGSLRSHAGQPSFPGGALDPEDGDPDEEGPLRAALREAEEETGLDPSGVQVFAVLPRLYIPVSGFVVTPVLGWWRRPSPVGAVDPAETARVFTVPVADLTDPANRATTVHPSGHRGPAFLVGSALVWGFTAGVIDRILHFAGWERPWDRAKHVSLDWRA from the coding sequence GTGACGAGCACGTACGGCGGGGACGTGGAGGTCAGCGCCCATGGGCTGCCCGAGTGGCTGCTGCCGGTGGCGCGGCTGGCCGAGACGATCGAGCCGCGTCAGCTGAGCCGGTTCCTGCCGCCCCCGCAGGGCGGCGGCCGCCCCTCCGCCGTGCTGGTGCTCTTCGGCGAGGGCGCCGACGGCCCGGAGCTGCTCCTCATGGAGCGCTCCGGCTCGCTGCGCTCGCACGCCGGCCAGCCCTCCTTCCCCGGCGGCGCCCTCGACCCGGAGGACGGGGATCCGGACGAGGAGGGCCCGCTGCGCGCGGCGCTGCGCGAGGCCGAGGAGGAGACCGGGCTCGACCCCTCGGGGGTGCAGGTCTTCGCCGTGCTGCCGCGGCTCTACATCCCGGTGAGCGGTTTCGTCGTCACCCCGGTGCTCGGCTGGTGGCGCCGGCCCAGCCCGGTCGGGGCCGTGGACCCGGCCGAGACCGCCCGGGTCTTCACGGTTCCCGTGGCGGATCTCACGGACCCGGCGAACCGGGCCACGACCGTCCACCCCAGCGGCCACCGGGGGCCCGCCTTCCTGGTGGGATCCGCTCTGGTCTGGGGCTTCACGGCCGGAGTGATCGATCGCATCCTGCATTTCGCGGGGTGGGAGCGACCGTGGGACCGCGCCAAGCACGTCTCACTCGACTGGCGCGCGTGA
- the nth gene encoding endonuclease III produces MTAPRNSAVGEQGSAESAEAAKPHKSVKGSKGARPESRLALVRRARRINRELAEVYPYAHPELDFESPFQLLVATVLSAQTTDLRVNQTTPALFAAYPAPEDMAAADPEALEQLIRPTGFFRAKAKSLLGLSAALRDRFGGEVPGRLEDLVTLPGVGRKTANVVLGNAFGVPGLTVDTHFGRLVRRWKWTAQEDPEKVEAEIAALFPKSEWTMLSHRIIFHGRRVCHARKPACGACPIAPLCPAYGEGETDPDKAKKLLKYEMGGQPGQRLRPPSDYPGRPAAPLGAAE; encoded by the coding sequence GTGACCGCACCTCGTAATTCCGCCGTGGGCGAACAAGGGTCCGCTGAGTCGGCAGAAGCCGCGAAGCCGCATAAATCGGTCAAGGGCTCGAAGGGCGCCCGCCCCGAGTCCCGGCTCGCCCTCGTCCGCCGTGCCCGGCGCATCAATCGCGAGCTCGCCGAGGTGTATCCGTACGCCCATCCCGAGCTGGACTTCGAGAGCCCCTTCCAGTTGCTGGTGGCCACGGTCCTGTCCGCCCAGACCACCGATCTGCGGGTCAACCAGACCACCCCCGCGCTCTTCGCCGCCTATCCGGCACCCGAGGACATGGCGGCGGCCGACCCGGAGGCCCTGGAGCAGCTGATCCGCCCGACCGGCTTCTTCCGCGCCAAGGCCAAATCGCTGCTGGGCCTGTCCGCCGCCCTCCGCGATCGCTTCGGCGGCGAGGTTCCGGGCCGGCTCGAGGATCTGGTCACGCTGCCCGGTGTCGGCCGTAAGACGGCCAATGTGGTGCTCGGCAATGCCTTCGGGGTGCCGGGCCTGACCGTGGACACCCACTTCGGGCGGCTGGTGCGGCGCTGGAAGTGGACCGCCCAGGAGGACCCCGAGAAGGTCGAGGCGGAGATCGCCGCGCTCTTCCCCAAGAGCGAGTGGACGATGCTCTCGCACCGCATCATCTTCCACGGCCGCCGCGTCTGCCACGCCCGCAAGCCCGCGTGCGGCGCCTGCCCGATCGCCCCGCTCTGCCCGGCGTACGGGGAGGGCGAGACCGACCCGGACAAGGCGAAGAAGCTGCTGAAGTACGAGATGGGCGGCCAGCCGGGCCAGCGCCTGCGCCCGCCGTCCGACTACCCCGGCCGTCCCGCCGCCCCCCTGGGAGCTGCCGAGTGA